The proteins below are encoded in one region of Styela clava chromosome 4, kaStyClav1.hap1.2, whole genome shotgun sequence:
- the LOC144421942 gene encoding uncharacterized protein LOC144421942, with the protein MGMRGRLEKSDLPEQQKNPIILPPHHHVTKLIIDMHHRNTGHTGTLHVLASVRERYWMLRRQSAVGKVIRECIPCRERSARTGEQWMADLPSCRVFLGKKPFESTFVDYLGPIKVKLGRNEYKRYGCLFTCMATRAVHIEVAESLDTSAFLQALFRFTDIRSRPIHVYSDNGTNFIGGEKELREGIRNWNKHVIDNSLSQKEIQWHFSPPLASHQSGVVERLVREVKKTLRAITDGRSFSDYSLWFFLTGVERILNDRPLTPLSDDPKDLNVLTPKSILIAKLDPSLPLDKFMKTDEYRRTWRYSQGLLDLFWDRWKKEYLPLLQERQKWHTTQRNLEVGDLVLMFDDSSPRSHWPKAIVDETYPDKHGIVRRVEVRTANSTYVRDVRKLCSLEAI; encoded by the coding sequence ATGGGTATGAGAGGACGGCTTGAAAAATCTGATTTGCCAGAGCAACAGAAAAATCCAATCATCTTGCCACCTCACCATCATGTAACAAAGCTGATCATCGACATGCATCATAGAAATACAGGTCACACTGGAACTCTCCATGTTCTTGCGTCAGTTAGAGAAAGATATTGGATGTTACGGAGACAATCAGCTGTTGGAAAAGTCATCAGAGAATGTATACCATGCAGAGAAAGATCTGCTCGTACAGGCGAGCAGTGGATGGCAGACCTCCCCAGCTGTAGAGTTTTTCTTGGAAAGAAACCGTTCGAATCTACATTTGTAGACTACCTTGGCCCAATCAAGGTCAAGCTTGGTCGAAATGAATACAAGCGTTATGGATGTCTTTTTACTTGCATGGCCACACGTGCCGTACATATTGAAGTTGCAGAGTCACTTGATACATCAGCATTTCTACAAGCGTTATTCCGATTCACTGACATACGCTCAAGACCTATCCACGTATATTCGGATAATGGTACAAATTTTATAGGCGGAGAGAAAGAGTTGAGAGAAGGAATTAGAAACTGGAACAAACATGTTATTGACAATTCATTATCTCAAAAAGAAATTCAATGGCACTTCTCACCTCCATTGGCCAGTCATCAATCAGGTGTCGTGGAGCGATTAGTTCGAGAAGTCAAGAAAACATTACGTGCTATCACTGATGGTCGATCATTTTCAGATTATTCATTGTGGTTCTTCCTAACTGGCGTCGAAAGGATATTAAATGATAGACCACTCACACCACTAAGTGATGATCCTAAAGACTTAAATGTTTTGACAccaaaatcaattctaattgccAAACTTGATCCATCTCTACCtttagacaaatttatgaaGACTGATGAATATAGAAGAACATGGCGATATTCACAAGGGCTCCTGGATTTATTCTGGGATAGATGGAAGAAAGAATATTTGCCTCTGCTACAAGAAAGACAAAAATGGCACACTACACAAAGAAATCTGGAAGTTGGCGATTTGGTTTTGATGTTTGATGATAGTTCCCCTCGCAGTCATTGGCCGAAGGCGATTGTTGATGAGACATACCCTGACAAGCATGGTATTGTTCGAAGGGTTGAAGTCCGTACTGCAAATTCTACTTATGTACGGGATGTTCGCAAGCTGTGCTCGTTGGAGGCCATATAG